A part of Amycolatopsis lurida genomic DNA contains:
- a CDS encoding RNA polymerase subunit sigma-70, whose protein sequence is MSTRATDEQGFRELADTYRHELHLHCYRILGSLTDAEDAVQETLLAAWRGLDGFEGRSSLRTWLYRIATNRCLNALRDAGRRCPPEPVPPFDPPEPSRRGEATWLQPYPDELADSEPGPEARYTTREAVELAFITGLQLLPPRQAAALVLRDVLCFSAAEVASMLGTTETAVKGILQRARASLDKHRAHTAHCPSPQERELTRRFADAFTAGDLDGVLSLLTDDAWLAMPPAPHEYHGREAIAGFLRVTMAVPVEGFTMTPTRANSQPAFVCRHGETPAGLMVLTLDGDRIRAITRFLDQK, encoded by the coding sequence GTGAGCACCAGGGCGACAGACGAGCAGGGGTTTCGCGAACTCGCCGACACCTATCGGCATGAGCTCCACCTGCACTGTTACCGGATCCTCGGCTCCCTCACCGACGCCGAGGACGCCGTCCAGGAGACGCTTCTGGCCGCCTGGCGCGGTCTCGACGGCTTCGAGGGGCGCTCATCGCTACGCACCTGGCTGTACCGCATCGCCACCAACCGCTGCCTCAACGCATTGAGGGACGCCGGCCGCCGTTGCCCGCCCGAGCCGGTGCCGCCGTTCGATCCGCCGGAGCCGAGCCGGCGCGGTGAAGCGACCTGGTTGCAGCCGTATCCGGACGAGCTCGCCGACAGCGAACCCGGCCCCGAAGCGCGCTACACCACCAGGGAGGCCGTCGAGCTCGCCTTCATCACCGGACTCCAGCTCCTTCCCCCGAGACAAGCCGCCGCGCTCGTCCTGCGGGACGTCCTGTGCTTCTCCGCCGCTGAAGTCGCGAGCATGCTCGGCACCACCGAGACGGCGGTCAAAGGCATCCTTCAGCGCGCCCGCGCCTCCCTCGACAAGCATCGAGCCCACACGGCACACTGCCCCTCACCGCAGGAGCGCGAGCTGACCAGGCGCTTCGCCGACGCGTTCACCGCGGGCGACCTCGACGGCGTCCTGAGCCTGCTGACCGACGACGCTTGGCTCGCCATGCCACCGGCACCGCACGAGTACCACGGTCGCGAGGCGATCGCGGGCTTCCTCCGCGTCACCATGGCCGTTCCCGTGGAGGGCTTCACCATGACCCCGACGCGGGCCAACAGCCAGCCCGCCTTCGTCTGCCGTCACGGTGAGACACCGGCCGGACTGATGGTCCTCACCCTCGACGGTGACCGTATCCGTGCCATCACCCGGTTCCTGGATCAGAAGTAA
- a CDS encoding acyl-CoA dehydrogenase family protein: MRFALSAEQEQFSRSLHDLLSGVDTDSATRSWASGDPGPGLKIWRRLAELGVTALAVPEKYDGLGATPVDLAVGFERLGYHCVPGPWTDTVAVLPSLLDDELLTSVASGETLASVAFAPQVPYALDSDVADARLAVENGRLRAFTPGSLLSSMDGSRRLFPPVTGDDLGTALDAERAFELGCLATAAQLLGAGRWLLDTSVAYAAQRKQYGREIGGYQAIKYLLADVATGLALAEPLLFGAAVTLDRRDVSAAKVACGDAAHLAARTGLQVHGAIGYTAEHALGLRLTRVRALVGAWGTPRFHRERVLS; the protein is encoded by the coding sequence ATGAGGTTCGCACTCTCCGCCGAGCAAGAGCAGTTCTCCCGCAGCCTGCACGATCTTCTGTCCGGTGTGGACACGGACTCGGCCACTCGATCCTGGGCGTCGGGCGATCCCGGTCCCGGCCTCAAGATCTGGCGGCGGCTGGCCGAACTCGGCGTGACCGCGCTGGCGGTTCCCGAGAAGTACGACGGTCTCGGCGCCACGCCGGTGGATCTGGCCGTCGGTTTCGAACGGCTCGGCTATCACTGCGTTCCCGGGCCGTGGACCGACACCGTGGCCGTCCTGCCGTCCTTGCTCGACGACGAACTGCTGACGTCGGTCGCGTCCGGCGAGACGCTGGCGTCGGTGGCTTTCGCGCCGCAGGTGCCGTATGCCTTGGATTCCGACGTCGCGGACGCGCGGCTCGCCGTCGAGAACGGCAGGCTGCGCGCCTTCACTCCCGGCTCACTTCTGTCCTCTATGGACGGATCACGGCGGCTATTCCCGCCCGTGACCGGGGACGATCTCGGCACGGCGCTCGACGCGGAGCGCGCGTTCGAACTGGGCTGTCTCGCCACCGCGGCGCAACTCCTCGGCGCGGGACGATGGCTGCTCGACACGTCCGTCGCTTACGCCGCGCAACGCAAGCAATACGGCCGGGAGATCGGCGGCTACCAGGCGATCAAATACCTGCTCGCGGATGTCGCGACCGGGCTCGCGCTGGCCGAACCGCTGCTGTTCGGCGCGGCCGTCACGCTGGACCGGCGCGACGTCTCCGCGGCCAAGGTGGCGTGCGGCGACGCCGCGCATCTCGCCGCCCGGACCGGGCTGCAGGTGCACGGCGCGATCGGCTACACCGCGGAACACGCGCTCGGCCTGCGGCTGACCAGGGTCCGCGCGCTGGTCGGCGCGTGGGGCACGCCGCGGTTCCACCGGGAGCGGGTGCTGTCATGA
- a CDS encoding HIT family protein, protein MECAICAKHRGEGPLVGPVVWADGTVVVSHRPGRFPGYLFVEPRRHVAALDELTPDEVSAVSRAAWCAARGLRAELAPEHVFSAIAGRSVAHFHQHVFVRYRGTPSELGWMDGPSWTGAPAADIRALCGRLAGYF, encoded by the coding sequence GTGGAGTGCGCGATCTGTGCCAAGCACCGTGGTGAAGGCCCGCTGGTGGGGCCGGTCGTCTGGGCTGACGGCACGGTCGTCGTGTCGCACCGGCCCGGCCGTTTTCCCGGGTACCTGTTCGTCGAGCCCCGGCGGCATGTGGCGGCGCTGGACGAGCTGACCCCGGACGAGGTCTCGGCGGTTTCGCGGGCGGCCTGGTGCGCGGCCAGGGGCCTGCGCGCGGAACTGGCTCCGGAGCACGTGTTCTCCGCCATCGCCGGGCGCAGCGTCGCGCATTTCCATCAGCACGTTTTCGTGCGGTACCGGGGAACGCCCTCGGAGCTCGGGTGGATGGACGGTCCCTCGTGGACAGGCGCGCCGGCCGCGGACATCCGCGCGCTGTGCGGCCGGCTGGCGGGTTACTTCTGA
- a CDS encoding acyl-CoA dehydrogenase family protein: protein MTFTAEQDALRDSVRKLLDREADPWPELCEQIGVAALAVPERFGGLGAGTTELQVVAEELGRVLADVPFLGSAVLAVHAVLATGNDEACERLLPRLAEGAIGAVAWADAEGRWDAPACRVDDSVVEGEAHYVLHGDEAEILLVATGGSLYEVTDARRERTPAMDETRRLARVRFDNAPARLIGPVDLDALRDVACAVLAAEQAGAAARALELTVEYSKQRHQFGRPIGGFQALKHRMADLHVLVETARSAAYAAPQSSRLAAVAKVHCSEALATVAGEMIQLHGGIAITWEHPAHRYFKRAHGAAHLFGSPGDHLGRVRPPLS from the coding sequence ATGACGTTCACCGCCGAACAGGACGCGCTGCGCGACAGCGTGCGGAAACTGCTGGACCGGGAAGCGGATCCCTGGCCGGAGCTGTGCGAGCAGATCGGGGTGGCGGCGCTGGCCGTTCCCGAGCGGTTCGGCGGGCTCGGCGCCGGGACCACGGAACTGCAGGTGGTCGCCGAAGAACTGGGCAGGGTCCTCGCCGACGTCCCGTTCCTCGGCTCGGCCGTGCTCGCCGTGCACGCCGTCCTGGCCACGGGCAACGACGAGGCTTGCGAGCGTCTGCTCCCCCGCCTCGCCGAGGGTGCCATCGGCGCGGTCGCCTGGGCCGATGCCGAAGGTCGCTGGGATGCTCCTGCCTGCCGCGTCGACGATTCCGTGGTGGAGGGCGAGGCGCACTACGTCCTGCACGGCGACGAGGCCGAGATCCTGCTGGTCGCGACCGGCGGCTCGCTGTACGAAGTCACCGATGCGCGGCGAGAGCGGACTCCGGCGATGGACGAAACGCGGCGACTGGCGAGGGTTCGTTTCGACAATGCCCCTGCCCGGCTGATCGGCCCGGTCGACCTCGACGCGCTCAGGGACGTCGCGTGCGCCGTCCTGGCCGCGGAACAGGCCGGGGCCGCAGCACGGGCGTTGGAACTGACGGTGGAGTACAGCAAGCAACGGCACCAGTTCGGCAGGCCGATCGGCGGCTTTCAGGCGTTGAAGCACCGGATGGCGGATCTCCACGTCCTGGTGGAGACCGCGCGCTCGGCGGCCTACGCGGCTCCGCAGTCGAGCAGGCTGGCCGCGGTGGCCAAGGTGCACTGCTCGGAGGCGCTGGCGACGGTGGCGGGCGAGATGATCCAGCTGCACGGCGGGATCGCGATCACCTGGGAGCATCCGGCGCACCGCTATTTCAAGCGGGCGCATGGCGCGGCGCACCTGTTCGGCTCGCCAGGAGACCACCTCGGACGGGTGCGACCGCCGTTATCGTGA
- the hsaB gene encoding 3-hydroxy-9,10-secoandrosta-1,3,5(10)-triene-9,17-dione monooxygenase reductase subunit, whose product MTPVTDLGADIDPARFRTVLGHFCTGVAVVTGHDGTAPVGFACQSFAALSLDPPLVLFCPAKTSRTWAVLAESGRFAVNVLAEDQQEVSAVFGARGADKFASVDWAPAPSGSPLLTGALTWIDCTLEAVHEAGDHYVVVGRVTALGDPSDDRPLLFHRGRYTVTEPVTDALAALMPWPRPDDWL is encoded by the coding sequence GTGACCCCGGTGACGGACCTCGGCGCGGACATCGATCCGGCACGGTTCCGCACGGTGCTCGGACATTTCTGCACCGGCGTCGCGGTGGTGACCGGGCACGACGGCACGGCGCCGGTGGGCTTCGCGTGCCAGTCGTTCGCGGCCCTTTCGCTGGATCCGCCGCTGGTGCTTTTCTGCCCTGCCAAGACTTCCCGGACCTGGGCGGTGCTCGCCGAGTCCGGCCGGTTCGCCGTCAACGTGCTCGCCGAGGACCAGCAAGAGGTCAGCGCGGTGTTCGGCGCGCGGGGCGCGGACAAGTTCGCGTCGGTCGACTGGGCCCCCGCCCCGTCCGGATCCCCGTTGCTGACCGGGGCTCTGACGTGGATCGACTGCACCCTCGAAGCCGTGCACGAGGCGGGTGACCATTACGTCGTCGTCGGCAGGGTCACCGCGCTCGGGGACCCGTCCGACGATCGGCCGTTGCTGTTCCATCGCGGGCGGTACACGGTGACCGAGCCGGTGACGGACGCGCTCGCCGCGCTCATGCCCTGGCCGCGTCCCGACGATTGGCTCTGA
- a CDS encoding acyl-CoA dehydrogenase family protein yields MNLDLDEQTLAFCDEARAWLAANVPAEPLKSFDTAEGFAQHREWESRLADARWSVVSWPREFGGRDASLLEWVLFEEEYYAAGAPLRVNQNGLFMLAPTLFSHGTEEQQRRILPKMARSEEVWAQAWSEPEAGSDIAALRSTATRCDGGWRVSGQKTWSSRATFADKAFGLFRSDPESVRHKGLTYLMVDLRAEGVTVRPIPQLDGEPGFAELFFDDVFVPDQDVIGAPGEGWRVAMTTANNERGLSLRSPGRFLAAADRLVSLWHDAGQPAHTADRVADAWIGARAYQLYTLGTVTRLSEGAELGPESSVNKLFWSHLDVALHETALDVLGPDAELRGAWSDGWLFSLAGPIYGGTDQIQRSIVAERLLGLPKGAR; encoded by the coding sequence ATGAACCTCGACCTGGATGAGCAGACGCTCGCCTTTTGTGACGAAGCCCGTGCCTGGCTCGCCGCGAACGTTCCCGCCGAGCCGCTGAAGTCGTTCGACACCGCCGAAGGATTCGCGCAGCACCGCGAGTGGGAATCCCGGTTGGCCGACGCCCGGTGGTCCGTCGTCTCGTGGCCGCGCGAGTTCGGCGGGCGGGACGCGAGCCTGCTGGAGTGGGTGCTCTTCGAGGAGGAGTACTACGCGGCGGGAGCGCCGTTGCGAGTCAACCAGAACGGCCTCTTCATGCTCGCGCCGACACTGTTCTCCCATGGCACGGAAGAGCAGCAACGTCGCATCCTGCCGAAGATGGCGCGCTCCGAAGAGGTCTGGGCGCAGGCGTGGTCGGAACCCGAGGCGGGCAGCGACATCGCTGCGCTCCGGAGCACCGCGACCCGCTGCGACGGTGGCTGGCGGGTCAGCGGGCAGAAGACGTGGAGCTCGCGGGCGACCTTCGCGGACAAGGCGTTCGGGTTGTTCCGCAGTGACCCGGAGTCGGTGCGACACAAGGGGCTCACCTATCTGATGGTGGATCTGCGGGCCGAGGGCGTCACCGTCCGGCCCATCCCCCAGCTGGACGGTGAACCGGGGTTCGCCGAGCTCTTCTTCGACGACGTCTTCGTCCCCGACCAGGACGTCATCGGCGCGCCCGGCGAAGGCTGGCGGGTCGCGATGACGACCGCGAACAACGAACGCGGCCTGTCCTTGCGCAGCCCCGGCCGGTTCCTCGCCGCGGCCGACCGGCTGGTCTCGCTCTGGCACGACGCCGGGCAGCCGGCGCACACCGCGGACCGGGTCGCCGACGCATGGATCGGCGCGCGGGCCTATCAGCTGTACACCTTGGGCACGGTCACCCGGCTCTCCGAGGGGGCCGAGCTCGGCCCGGAGTCGAGTGTCAACAAGCTGTTCTGGTCGCACCTCGACGTCGCCCTGCACGAAACGGCGCTCGATGTCCTCGGCCCGGACGCCGAACTGCGGGGCGCCTGGAGTGATGGCTGGCTGTTCTCCCTGGCCGGGCCGATCTACGGCGGAACCGACCAGATCCAGCGGTCCATCGTCGCCGAACGGCTGCTCGGCCTGCCGAAGGGGGCTCGATGA
- the hsaD gene encoding 4,5:9,10-diseco-3-hydroxy-5,9,17-trioxoandrosta-1(10),2-diene-4-oate hydrolase produces MTEGKYVTVQDGLKLHYHEAGTEHPETVILLHGGGPGASAWSNFGRNLPVFGKNYRTLAIDQPGFGRSDKPTEHPQYFRHSADAVVGLMDELGIERAHFVGNSLGGGTSVRLALNHPQRAGRLVLMGPGGLSVNLFAPDPTEGIKNLGRFSAPPGPSREKLEAFLRIMVHDQSLITDELIDERFAAASAPESLAAMKAMGKSFAQPDTYEEGMLWREAHRLRQRVLLIWGREDRVNPLDGALLALKTIPRAQLHVFGGCGHWAQLEKFDEFNRLALDFLGAS; encoded by the coding sequence ATGACCGAAGGCAAGTACGTCACCGTCCAAGATGGACTCAAGCTGCACTACCACGAAGCCGGTACGGAACATCCGGAGACGGTGATCCTGCTGCACGGTGGCGGGCCCGGCGCGTCGGCGTGGAGCAACTTCGGCCGCAATCTGCCGGTGTTCGGCAAGAACTACCGGACCTTGGCGATCGACCAGCCCGGGTTCGGCCGGTCGGACAAGCCGACCGAGCATCCGCAGTACTTCCGGCACAGCGCGGACGCCGTGGTCGGGCTCATGGACGAACTCGGCATCGAACGGGCGCATTTCGTCGGCAACTCGCTCGGCGGCGGCACCTCCGTGCGGCTCGCGCTCAACCACCCCCAGCGCGCCGGACGGCTCGTCCTGATGGGTCCGGGCGGCCTGAGCGTGAACCTGTTCGCGCCCGATCCCACGGAGGGCATCAAGAACCTCGGCCGGTTCAGCGCCCCGCCGGGGCCGAGCCGCGAGAAGCTCGAAGCCTTCCTGCGGATCATGGTGCACGACCAGTCGCTGATCACCGACGAACTGATCGACGAGCGGTTCGCCGCCGCGAGCGCGCCGGAATCCCTCGCCGCGATGAAGGCGATGGGCAAGTCGTTCGCCCAGCCCGACACCTACGAAGAGGGCATGCTGTGGCGTGAGGCGCATCGCCTGCGGCAGCGCGTGCTCCTGATCTGGGGACGGGAAGACCGGGTGAACCCGCTCGACGGCGCGCTGCTCGCGCTCAAGACGATCCCGCGTGCCCAGTTGCACGTGTTCGGCGGCTGCGGCCATTGGGCGCAGCTGGAGAAGTTCGACGAATTCAACCGGCTGGCACTCGACTTCCTGGGAGCCTCCTGA
- a CDS encoding FadD3 family acyl-CoA ligase, translating into MTEGTIPAALDRAAERFAAREALVDGEVRLTYAELARRVRQAARFFAGHERVAICSPNTWHWVVAGLGALYAGATLIPVNTRFTARETVDVLERAKVSALAITGTFLGTDRLTDLGSSRPGAVLRIPVEGAEEPVDGVTEWDALAGLETDFTSPAKPDHVSDILFTSGTTGRSKGAMSSHRQALSVAEAWADCGGLTEEDRYLVINPFFHSFGYKAGILAAILRGATILPQRTFDVRETLRLVESERITVLPGAPTIYQVLLDAPERGNHDLSSLRLAVTGAATVPVALVERMRTELGFDTVLTAYGLTEAVVATMSRPEDDAKLVAHFSGRATAGFEVKLGELGEVLLRGPNVMLGYLDDPEATAEAIDADGWLHTGDVGVLNERGYLRIVDRIKDMYVCKGFNVYPAEIEQALGWLDGVAESAVIGVPDAVYGEAGKAYIRLRPGAELSTEDVLAHCKSNLANYKLPRYIEFVAELPRNLSGKVLKRVLREENG; encoded by the coding sequence ATGACTGAAGGAACCATCCCAGCGGCGCTCGACAGGGCCGCGGAGCGCTTCGCCGCGCGGGAAGCGCTGGTAGACGGCGAAGTCCGGCTCACCTACGCCGAACTCGCCCGCCGGGTGCGCCAGGCGGCGCGGTTCTTCGCGGGCCACGAACGGGTCGCGATCTGCTCCCCCAACACCTGGCACTGGGTCGTCGCCGGGCTCGGCGCGCTGTACGCCGGAGCGACGCTGATCCCGGTCAACACCCGCTTCACAGCCCGCGAGACCGTCGACGTCCTCGAGCGCGCGAAGGTGTCCGCGCTGGCGATCACCGGCACGTTCCTCGGCACGGATCGGCTGACGGACCTCGGCTCTTCCCGCCCCGGCGCCGTCCTGCGCATCCCTGTCGAAGGCGCCGAAGAACCTGTCGACGGTGTTACGGAATGGGATGCCCTCGCCGGTCTCGAAACCGATTTCACCAGTCCCGCGAAACCCGACCACGTCAGCGACATCCTGTTCACCTCCGGGACCACCGGCCGCAGCAAGGGCGCGATGAGCAGCCACCGCCAGGCGCTGAGCGTCGCCGAGGCCTGGGCCGACTGCGGTGGCCTGACCGAGGAAGACCGCTACCTCGTCATCAACCCGTTCTTCCACAGCTTCGGTTACAAGGCGGGGATCCTCGCGGCCATCCTGCGCGGGGCGACGATCCTGCCGCAGCGCACCTTCGACGTCCGCGAAACCCTCCGCCTCGTCGAATCCGAGCGGATCACGGTGCTTCCCGGCGCGCCGACGATCTATCAGGTCCTGCTGGACGCGCCCGAACGCGGGAACCACGATCTGTCCAGCCTCCGGCTCGCCGTCACCGGGGCGGCGACCGTGCCGGTCGCCTTGGTCGAGCGAATGCGGACAGAGCTGGGTTTCGACACCGTGCTCACCGCGTACGGGCTCACCGAGGCCGTGGTGGCCACGATGTCCCGCCCCGAAGACGACGCGAAACTGGTGGCACATTTCTCCGGTCGTGCGACGGCGGGCTTCGAGGTGAAGCTCGGCGAGCTCGGCGAGGTCCTCCTGCGCGGGCCGAACGTGATGCTCGGTTATCTCGACGATCCGGAGGCCACGGCGGAAGCCATCGACGCCGACGGCTGGTTGCACACCGGCGACGTCGGGGTGCTCAACGAGCGCGGCTACCTGCGGATCGTCGACCGGATCAAGGACATGTACGTCTGCAAGGGATTCAACGTGTACCCGGCCGAGATCGAGCAGGCGCTCGGCTGGCTGGACGGCGTGGCGGAATCCGCGGTGATCGGTGTTCCCGACGCGGTGTACGGCGAGGCGGGCAAGGCCTACATCCGGCTTCGCCCCGGCGCCGAACTGTCCACTGAGGACGTCCTGGCGCACTGCAAAAGCAATCTGGCCAACTACAAACTCCCCCGGTACATCGAGTTCGTGGCGGAACTTCCGCGGAACCTGTCGGGGAAGGTGCTGAAACGCGTGTTGCGGGAGGAGAACGGATGA
- a CDS encoding nuclear transport factor 2 family protein, whose translation MTSPALDVALAYHHAWTGKDFEKAMTYVADDIVCHTPGGPLSGAEAFRGFMGPFTEILTGSTLLSAFGDETTALLMYDTATLPVASAPGAELLTVREGKIVELRIVFDRAPFDAAREAAAGA comes from the coding sequence ATGACCAGTCCCGCCTTGGATGTCGCGCTCGCCTACCACCACGCGTGGACGGGCAAGGACTTCGAGAAGGCGATGACCTACGTCGCCGACGACATCGTCTGCCACACGCCCGGTGGGCCGCTTTCCGGCGCTGAGGCGTTTCGCGGGTTCATGGGCCCGTTCACCGAGATCCTGACCGGCTCGACGCTGCTCTCGGCGTTCGGGGACGAGACGACCGCGTTGCTGATGTACGACACGGCGACCCTGCCGGTCGCGAGCGCACCCGGGGCCGAGCTGCTGACGGTGCGGGAGGGGAAGATCGTGGAGTTGCGGATCGTGTTCGATCGGGCTCCTTTCGATGCGGCGCGGGAGGCTGCTGCGGGGGCTTAG
- the hsaC gene encoding iron-dependent extradiol dioxygenase HsaC, with amino-acid sequence MGIRSLAYLRIEATDMAAWREYGLKVLGMVEGSGTNPEALYLRMDDFPARLVIFPGEHDRLAVAGWEVANAGELDEIRASLDAHSVPYKEGTPDQLADRRVDGLVSFEDPSGNTLEVFHGVALQHRRVVSPYGHKFVTGEQGLGHVVLSTHDDDASLRFYRDVLGFRLRDSMKLPPQMVGRPADGAPAWLRFFGCNPRHHSLAFLPMPTPSGIVHLMVEVENTDDVGLCLDRAIRRKVPMSASLGRHVNDLMLSFYMKTPGGFDVEYGCEGRQVDDESWIARESTAVSLWGHDFSVGARQPGQS; translated from the coding sequence ATGGGTATCCGCTCGCTCGCCTACCTCCGCATCGAAGCCACCGACATGGCCGCGTGGCGCGAATACGGGCTGAAGGTCCTCGGCATGGTCGAGGGTTCCGGCACGAATCCGGAAGCGCTCTACCTGCGCATGGACGATTTCCCCGCGCGGCTCGTGATCTTCCCCGGCGAGCACGACCGGCTCGCCGTGGCGGGCTGGGAGGTCGCCAACGCCGGCGAACTCGACGAGATCCGGGCGTCGCTCGACGCGCACTCGGTGCCGTACAAGGAAGGAACGCCGGATCAACTGGCCGATCGCCGTGTCGACGGCCTGGTGTCCTTTGAGGACCCCTCGGGCAACACGCTCGAAGTGTTCCACGGCGTCGCGTTGCAGCATCGGCGTGTCGTCAGTCCTTATGGGCACAAGTTCGTGACCGGCGAACAAGGACTCGGGCACGTCGTACTGTCCACACACGACGATGACGCTTCTCTGCGGTTCTACCGTGACGTCCTCGGATTCCGGCTGCGGGACTCGATGAAGCTGCCGCCGCAGATGGTCGGCAGGCCCGCCGACGGCGCTCCGGCGTGGCTGCGGTTCTTCGGCTGCAACCCGCGTCACCACAGCCTCGCGTTCCTCCCGATGCCGACACCCAGTGGCATCGTGCACCTCATGGTCGAAGTGGAGAACACCGACGACGTCGGCCTCTGTCTCGACCGGGCCATCCGCCGGAAGGTGCCGATGTCGGCGAGCCTCGGGCGGCACGTCAACGATCTGATGCTCTCGTTCTACATGAAGACCCCCGGTGGCTTCGACGTCGAATACGGCTGCGAGGGGCGTCAAGTGGACGACGAGAGCTGGATCGCCCGAGAGAGTACGGCGGTTTCCTTGTGGGGACACGACTTTTCAGTCGGCGCCCGCCAGCCGGGGCAGTCGTGA
- a CDS encoding enoyl-CoA hydratase — MTVEYERRGPVAVVTMNRPEYRNAQNSAMTYALDAAFTRAVDDPEVKVIVLAGAGKHFSAGHDIGTPERDVDVSFERKAVLWWDHVGAEGGDQRFARESEVYLGMCRRWREIPKPTIASVQGACIAGALMLAWVCDMIVASDDAFFADPVVRMGIPGVEYFAHPWVLGPRAAKEVLFTGERFTAQQAKEWGMLNRVVPRADLETETMALAEKIAVMPRMGLALAKKAVNQAEDLMGLRSGMDSVFGLHHFAHAHNAEVSGGDSLGGQDARSMRDASS, encoded by the coding sequence ATGACCGTCGAGTACGAGCGACGCGGGCCGGTGGCCGTCGTCACGATGAACCGGCCGGAGTACCGGAACGCGCAGAACTCGGCGATGACCTACGCGCTGGACGCGGCGTTCACCCGCGCTGTCGACGATCCCGAGGTCAAGGTGATCGTGCTGGCCGGCGCCGGGAAGCATTTCTCCGCCGGGCACGACATCGGGACGCCGGAGCGCGACGTGGACGTCTCGTTCGAGCGCAAGGCCGTCCTGTGGTGGGACCATGTCGGCGCCGAGGGCGGTGATCAGCGGTTCGCCCGCGAGTCCGAGGTCTACCTCGGCATGTGCCGCCGGTGGCGCGAGATCCCGAAGCCGACCATCGCGAGCGTGCAGGGCGCGTGCATCGCGGGCGCGCTGATGCTGGCGTGGGTGTGCGACATGATCGTCGCCTCCGACGACGCGTTCTTCGCCGATCCCGTGGTACGTATGGGGATTCCCGGTGTCGAGTACTTCGCGCACCCGTGGGTCCTCGGTCCGCGCGCTGCCAAGGAGGTGCTGTTCACCGGTGAGCGCTTCACGGCGCAGCAGGCCAAGGAATGGGGCATGCTGAACCGCGTCGTCCCGCGCGCCGACCTCGAAACCGAGACGATGGCGCTGGCGGAGAAGATCGCGGTGATGCCGCGGATGGGGCTCGCGCTCGCCAAGAAGGCCGTGAACCAGGCGGAAGACCTCATGGGGCTCCGGTCCGGAATGGACTCCGTGTTCGGTCTGCACCACTTCGCGCACGCGCACAACGCCGAGGTTTCCGGCGGTGACTCGCTGGGCGGGCAGGACGCGCGCTCGATGCGTGACGCGAGTTCATGA
- a CDS encoding fatty acid desaturase family protein: MTANLRTGSDFARLSRRVSEAGLLDRRPGYYVFRIGLVATLFVTGWVAFFAIGDSWWQLGIAVFQAVMFGQIALLSHDLAHRQVFRTRRPSEIAGRIAGNLGVGMSYGWWMDKHTRHHANPNHEDLDPDVDPDILVWSKDQARASKGLPRFIGRYQAFLFFPLLTLEGLNLHFSGIRAVAKPGLRRRGLEAALLLAHFALYFSALLVVLSPGKALVFFIVHKALWGVYMGSIFAPNHKGMPILSGDTELDFLRKQVLTSRNVRGGRIVDVALGGLNYQIEHHLFPSMPSPHLRRARPIVQRYCDEIGVPYHETGLIESYSLALRSLHDAGEPIRANRRDAARA; encoded by the coding sequence GTGACCGCAAACCTCCGCACAGGCAGCGATTTCGCCCGTCTGTCCCGCCGCGTCAGCGAAGCGGGCCTCCTCGACCGCCGTCCCGGCTACTACGTCTTCCGCATCGGCCTGGTCGCCACCCTCTTCGTCACCGGCTGGGTCGCCTTCTTCGCGATCGGGGATTCCTGGTGGCAGCTGGGGATCGCCGTCTTCCAGGCGGTGATGTTCGGCCAGATCGCGTTGCTGTCGCACGATCTCGCGCACCGGCAGGTGTTCCGCACCCGTCGGCCGAGCGAGATCGCCGGCCGGATCGCGGGGAACCTAGGCGTCGGCATGAGTTACGGCTGGTGGATGGACAAGCACACCCGTCACCACGCGAACCCGAACCACGAGGACCTCGACCCCGACGTCGATCCGGACATCCTCGTGTGGTCGAAGGACCAGGCGCGGGCCAGCAAGGGGCTCCCCCGGTTCATCGGCCGCTACCAGGCGTTCCTGTTCTTCCCGCTACTCACCCTCGAAGGCTTGAACCTGCACTTCTCCGGAATCCGCGCGGTCGCGAAGCCGGGCCTCCGGCGGCGCGGGCTCGAAGCGGCCCTGCTGTTGGCGCATTTCGCGCTCTACTTCAGCGCGCTGCTCGTGGTCCTCTCCCCCGGTAAGGCGCTCGTCTTCTTCATCGTCCACAAAGCACTGTGGGGTGTCTACATGGGATCGATCTTCGCCCCCAACCACAAGGGAATGCCGATCCTGTCCGGCGACACCGAGCTCGACTTCCTCCGCAAGCAGGTGCTCACGTCACGCAACGTCCGCGGCGGCCGGATCGTCGACGTCGCCCTCGGCGGGCTCAATTACCAGATCGAGCACCATCTGTTCCCGAGCATGCCGTCTCCGCACCTTCGCCGCGCCCGGCCCATCGTCCAGCGGTATTGCGACGAGATCGGCGTCCCGTATCACGAGACCGGGCTCATCGAGTCGTACTCGCTCGCGTTGCGCAGCCTGCACGACGCCGGCGAGCCGATCAGAGCCAATCGTCGGGACGCGGCCAGGGCATGA